A segment of the Homoserinimonas aerilata genome:
GCGCAGGCCGGTGCGCACGACGGGGTGGTCGTCTGCGAGCAGGATGCGGATCATCGCTCTGTCCCTTCGAGGCTGAATCCGACGGCGATCGCGGTGCCGCCGGCATCCGATTCGATGCTGAGGCTTCCGCCGAGCTGCTCGACCCTCTGCCGGATCGCGGTGAGCCCGAAGGAGGCGCTGGGCGGTGCGTCTGTGTGCGCCTGCGGCGGGTCGAATCCGACGCCGTCGTCGACGATGTCGAGCCCGACCCAGTCGTCGAGGTGGCTGAGGGTCACCTCGGCGCGGTGGGCGTGGGAATGCTGGGTGACATTCGCGAGGGCCCCCTGCGCGATGCGCAGCAGTGCCGTCTCGAGCTGCATGGGCATAGGGGCAGGGTCACCGCTCTCATGGAATGTGACGGTGAGGGACGCCCCGGAGCTCGTGTCGCAGAGCCGTGCGAGGGCCGCCCCCAGGCTCTGCCCCTCCAGTGCGGGCGGGCTGAGCTCCCGGATGAACCGGCGTGCTTCGGCGAGCCCTTCTGCGGCGGTCTCGCGGGCGAGACGCAGCTGTTCGAGTACTTCGCCGCTGCTGTCGCGCTCTGCGGCGTGCAGCAGCAGCTGGATGCTCGACAGGCCCTGGGCGACGGTGTCGTGGATCTCGCGGGCCAGCCGCGCGCGCTCCTGCGCCACCCCGGCATTGTGCTGCTCTCGGGCGAGCTCCTCGCGCGCGGCGAGGAGCTCGTCGATGAGCAGTTGGCGCTGTCGGGCCTCCGTGTAGAGCGCCTGATAGCCGAGCGCCATGACGATCGCGACAGCAGCCCCGATGAGCGGGCCGAGCACACCTCCCAGGTGCACGCCGCTGTGCATCGTCATCACCGCGATCGTGATCGCGGTTGTGAGCAGCACGATCGGCGCGCCCCACCGGCGCGGCAGCAGGTGCAACTGCAGGAAGAACAGGGGGAAGATGAGGAAGGCCGCGTCGGCGGTGAGCGCCGTCAGCGCCATCACCTCGATCGTGACGAGCGCAAGCCATCCTCGCTGAACTGTCACATCGGCGCCGCGCACGATGAATGCGCCGCAGGCGTAGCTGACGATGAGCACGACGGCGAGGCCGACGATCCAGGATGCGGTGGCACCGGATGCGATGACGGCGCGCACGATGACGAAGCCGGCGAGCAGCACCATGAGTGTGTGCAGACTGATCCTCAGCGCCAGGAACACGGGCGCGAGCGGCGCGTGGGCGAGGGCACTGCGGCCCGCGTCGCGCTCGGTCTCGTTCACGTCGTCAGCCTAGTGAGGGGCTCTGGGCGCGGCATCAATCGAAGGATGGAGCCGGCTGTGCGCCCGCTCCCGCGGTTCAAACTTTTGTACGACGCGCAAGGGGTGGCCCGATTCCTACCGTGGATGTCATGATCAACACTCCTCCGCCCTCCCGTGTCCGTTCCCGGCGTGCATCCGGTTCGGCTGCTGCTCCCAGCCGTTGGCTGCGCATCGGCCTGCCCGTGGTGCTCGCGCTCGTCTGGCTCGTGGTCATGGGCGGCGGGGGTTCGTCGTTCAGCCAGCTGAGCAAGGTCGCCAGCAACGACCAGAGCCAGCACCTCCCCGCCAGTGCCGAGGCCACGCAGGTGCGCGAGCTGCAGGCGAGCTTCCGTGACAGCGATCTCGTTCCCGCTGTTCTCGTGTTCCAGCGTGATGGCGGGCTGGAAAGCGCCGATTCGGATGCCATAGCCGAGACCGTCGCATCGCTGGCCGATCTCGACGGGGTCGCTGCAGATGCGATCTCGCCTGTCATTCCCTCCGAGGACGGTGAGGCGGCCGAGGTGTTCGTGCCGCTGGACTCGTCGGTGAAGGTGAGCGACACGGTGGAACTCATCCGCGCCCAGTTCGCGGCCACCGACTCCTCCGGGGCGCTCCCTGCGGGGCTCAACGCGTGGGTGACCGGCCCGGCCGGCCTGTCGGCCGACATCGTCGGAGCGTTCAGCGGAATCGACGGCCTGCTGTTGCTGGTGGCGCTCGCCGCGGTGTTCGTGATTCTGGTGGCCGTCTATCGTTCCCCGCTCCTGCCGCTCATCGTGCTCGCGACGAGCATGTTCGCCCTGATCGGTGCGGTCTCGGTTGTCGTGGCGCTGGCGAAGGCCGAGCTGGTGCTGCTCAGCGGTCAGACTCAGGGCATCCTGTTGATCCTGGTCGTGGGTGCGGCGACCGACTATTCGCTGCTCTTCGTGGCCCGTTACCGTGAGGCGTTGCGCGACCACGAGCGGCGGTGGGACGCGATGTGGGCGGCGCTGCGCGGCTCCTTCGAACCGATTCTGGCCTCCGGCGGCACCGTCATCGCTGCACTGATGATCCTGCTGTTGAGCGATCTCAACTCGAACCGGGCGATGGGCCCTGTCGCGGCGATCGGCATCGTGTTCGCAATGTTGGCCGCGCTGACGCTTCTGCCCGTTCTGATGCTTGCGGCGGGCCGGGTGGCGTTCTGGCCGCGGCGTCCCGCGTTCGGCTCCGCGCATCCGGCGCAGGGGGCGGTCGAGGGCGCGAAGGGCGTCTGGCCTGCCATCGCCCGGCTGGTGTCGCGTCGCCCGCGCGCCGTCTGGGTCACAAGTGTTCTTCTGCTTGCCGTCGCCAGCTTGGGCATGCTGCAGCTGAAGGCCGACGGCGTCTCGCAGAACGAGTTCGTGCTGGGGGAGTCGCAGGCGCGTGACGGTCAGGCTGTTCTGGGTGAGCACTTCCCGGGTGGCTCCGGCACGCCGGCCGTGATCGTCGCGCCCGAGGCCGAGCTCGATCGGGTGGCGTCGACGGTGCTGGATGCGCGCGGTGTGGCCTCCGTCTCGGTGTTGTCGGCGGATTCGCCGAGTGGTTCGCTCCGGTTCACGGCCGATGGGCTGCAGTCGGTGGGGGCTCCCGGCTCGCCGATCCCCGACCCGACCGTCGTGGAGGGTGACGTGATGATCGAGGCGACATTGGAGGACGCAGGCGATTCCGCCGAGGCCGAGCAGGTGATCCGGGAGCTGCGCGCCGGATTCGCAGCGGATGGTCTCCACGGTGAGGTCCTCATCGGTGGCACGACGGCGATCGCGCTGGATTCCAACGACGCGGCCATCCATGACCGCACCCTCGTGATCCCGCTGGTTCTGGGCGCGATCCTGGTCATCCTGATGCTCCTGCTGCGCTCTGTGGTCGCTCCTGTTCTCCTGGTTGGCAGCGTCGTGCTCTCGTACTTCGCAGCCCTGGGCGTCTCGGCACTCGTCTTCAACGGCGTGTTCGGCTTCGCGGGTGCAGACCCGAGTGTGCCGCTGTTCGGCTTCGTGTTCCTGGTGGCGCTCGGCATCGACTACAACATCTTCCTGATGACGCGCGTTCGGGAGGAGTCCCTCGTGCACGGGGCGCGGGAGGGCGTTCTGCGCGGGCTCACCTCCACAGGCGGCGTGATCACCTCTGCGGGTCTCGTGCTGGCGGCGACGTTCGCGGCGCTCGGCGTGCTGCCGGTGCTGTTCCTCGCGCAGATCTCGTTCATCGTCGCGTTCGGCGTTCTGCTCGACACCTTCCTGGTGCGGTCTCTACTCGTGCCGGCGCTGGCCTATGACATCGGCCGCCGCATCTGGTGGCCGAGCCGCCTGGGAAGGCTCGGTCATGGGGGCCCGGCCGGGGAGGCCCTCGTCGGCAGCAGCACCGATCGCGGAATCCCCTCCAGGTAGAGAAGGGG
Coding sequences within it:
- a CDS encoding sensor histidine kinase → MNETERDAGRSALAHAPLAPVFLALRISLHTLMVLLAGFVIVRAVIASGATASWIVGLAVVLIVSYACGAFIVRGADVTVQRGWLALVTIEVMALTALTADAAFLIFPLFFLQLHLLPRRWGAPIVLLTTAITIAVMTMHSGVHLGGVLGPLIGAAVAIVMALGYQALYTEARQRQLLIDELLAAREELAREQHNAGVAQERARLAREIHDTVAQGLSSIQLLLHAAERDSSGEVLEQLRLARETAAEGLAEARRFIRELSPPALEGQSLGAALARLCDTSSGASLTVTFHESGDPAPMPMQLETALLRIAQGALANVTQHSHAHRAEVTLSHLDDWVGLDIVDDGVGFDPPQAHTDAPPSASFGLTAIRQRVEQLGGSLSIESDAGGTAIAVGFSLEGTER
- a CDS encoding MMPL family transporter encodes the protein MINTPPPSRVRSRRASGSAAAPSRWLRIGLPVVLALVWLVVMGGGGSSFSQLSKVASNDQSQHLPASAEATQVRELQASFRDSDLVPAVLVFQRDGGLESADSDAIAETVASLADLDGVAADAISPVIPSEDGEAAEVFVPLDSSVKVSDTVELIRAQFAATDSSGALPAGLNAWVTGPAGLSADIVGAFSGIDGLLLLVALAAVFVILVAVYRSPLLPLIVLATSMFALIGAVSVVVALAKAELVLLSGQTQGILLILVVGAATDYSLLFVARYREALRDHERRWDAMWAALRGSFEPILASGGTVIAALMILLLSDLNSNRAMGPVAAIGIVFAMLAALTLLPVLMLAAGRVAFWPRRPAFGSAHPAQGAVEGAKGVWPAIARLVSRRPRAVWVTSVLLLAVASLGMLQLKADGVSQNEFVLGESQARDGQAVLGEHFPGGSGTPAVIVAPEAELDRVASTVLDARGVASVSVLSADSPSGSLRFTADGLQSVGAPGSPIPDPTVVEGDVMIEATLEDAGDSAEAEQVIRELRAGFAADGLHGEVLIGGTTAIALDSNDAAIHDRTLVIPLVLGAILVILMLLLRSVVAPVLLVGSVVLSYFAALGVSALVFNGVFGFAGADPSVPLFGFVFLVALGIDYNIFLMTRVREESLVHGAREGVLRGLTSTGGVITSAGLVLAATFAALGVLPVLFLAQISFIVAFGVLLDTFLVRSLLVPALAYDIGRRIWWPSRLGRLGHGGPAGEALVGSSTDRGIPSR